TTCTGTCTCAACTTCTCAAATGTTGAAGTTAGTAATGCCTTAGTAAACAGATCATCCAAATTTTCACACGAGCGAATCTGTTGAACATTAATTTCACTATTTTGTTGAAGATCATGCGTAAAaaagaactttggtgaaatgtgctttgttatGTCTCCTTTGATGTATCCTCCTTTCAGTTGAGCAATGCAAGCAGCATTGTCTTCATATAGTATAGTTAGATTATCTTTTTTCATTAGAAAACCACACATTTCCTGAATATGTTGAGTCATTGATCTCAACCAAACACATTCCCGACTAGCTTCATGAAtgactattatctcagcatgatttgaagatgtGGAAGCTATTGTTTGTTTTATTGAACACCATGATATAGCTGTACCTCCATATGTAAATAATTAAATTGTTTGAGATCgggctttatggggatcagacaAAATAACCTGCATCGGCATAGCAATCACTTCTGACTTGAATTCATTAGAATATAACAATCTCATATCTAGAGTTCCCCGAAGATATCTAAATATATGCTTAACACCATTCCAATATCTTCTTATTGGGGAGGAATTAAATCTTGCTAATAAGCTTACTACAAAAGCAATATCTGGTTAAGTattgttagcaagatacattagtgccccaattgcactaagatatggagtTTCATCACCAACGAGCTCTTCGATATTTTCTTGAGACCGAAATAGATCTTTATTTATACCAAGCGATCTCACAACCAttggggtactcaatggatgtgtaTTATATATGTAAAATTGCTATAAAACCTTTTcggtgtatgttgattgatggacaaaaattctatTTATTACATGCTCAATTTGTAggccaagacaaaattttgtcttaccaagatctttcatttcaaactctATCTTCAAACAATCTACAACATTTGGAAGTTCTTTAGAAGTGCCAATGATATTCAAGTCATCAACATACACATCTATGATGACAAATTCAGATCCAGACCTCTTAATAAAGACACAAGGGCAAATATGGTCATTTTTGTACCCTTTCTTTAACAAATACTCGCTTAGGCAATTGTACCACATTCTCCCTGATTGCTTCAATCCCTATAAGGATTTCTTAAGCTTTATTAAACAAGTTTCCCTTGAACTTTTATGTGCTTCAGGAACTTTAAATCCTTGAGGgattttcataaaattttcatTGTCCAATGAGCCATATAAGTAGGCTGTGACAATATTCATCAACCGCATATCAAGCTTTCCATGGACTGCCAGATTTATTAGATACCTGAAGGTAATTGCATCTAccacaggagaatatgtctcCATATAACCTATGTCAGGCCTTTGCGAAAACCCTTGTGCCACAAGTCGTGCTATATATCTTACGACTTCACCTTTCTCAtttctttttcgcacaaaaacccatttgtaCCCCACTGTCTTGACACCTTCAGGCGTTCGGATTATTGGTCTGAAAACTTCACGTTTTTCTAGTGAAGCCAATTCCGCTTGAATTGCGTTTTTCCATTTTGGCCAATTAtttctctgtctacattcatcTACAGATTTTGGctcaagatcctcatcttgttgcattacTTCAattgcaacattatatgcaaaatctTTGTCAACAACAATGTTATTTCGGTTCCACCTTTTCCCCAtagagacataacttattgagatctcttgaTTTTCATCATTTCCAGGTACTAGAACCTCCTGTGAGGTCTTATCAATTATTATGTCTTTATTCTCCTCTTAAGCAATTACCTCCACGTTATGATCAACCACGTGGAACCGATTGATCTACCACGTTTAAGGCGTGTCCTAGACTCATTTGCATTATCATACTGTCCAAATGGGACATCAACTCAAAGTGGAGCATTTACAGCTGGAATATGCGATTTAGTAACCCGTGGAATGTTAGTAAATGCATATGGCAATTGATTTACAATATTTTACATATAAATGATCTTTTGAACTTCTTGTTCACATTGATTTGTACGAAGATCCAAATGATATAGAGATAATATATTCCAATCTATCTCTTTTTTCAGTTGtttattttctccccctaatattgGAAAAACTAATTTATCAAAATGACAATCAGCAAATCTGGCTGTAAATAAATCTTTTGTCATAAACTCCAGATATTTaataatagaaggagattcataaTCAACATATACTCCCAACCTTCTTTGGGAGCCCATCTTTGTGCGTTGTGGTGGAGCAATTGCACATATACCGCACATCCAAATATTCTTAGATAgaaaatatttggctcctgaTCAAAAGCCAACTGTAATGGCGAGACTTCATGATAATTGGTTGGCCTTATGCACACAAGTGCTGCTGCATGCAAAATAGTATGTCCCCACACTGAAAGGGAAAGTTTTGTCCTCATTAGCAATGGTCTAGTTATTAATTGGAGGCGTTTAATCAACGATTCTGCtagaccattttgagtatgatCATGAGCAACCGGATGCTCAACTTTTATTCCAGTGTCCATACAACAATCAGTAAAGGCCTGAGATATAAATTCACCAGCATTATCAAAACGAAttgtcttaattgcataatctggAAATTGTGCTCTTAACCTTATTATTTGGGTCAACAATCTCGCTAATACCATATTGCGAGTTGACAAtaagcacacatgtgaccatcttgtagatgcgTCTATCAAGACCATAAAATACTTGAATAGTCCACATGGAGGGTgtataggtccacatatatcaccttgtatacgttccaaaaatgtAGGAGATTCAATCCCAACTTTAGTTGCTGATGGTTTAATAACAAATTTTCCTTGAGAaaaagcaacacaagagaattccttAAATAGAAGAATCTTCTTGTTCTTCAATGTGTGCTCATTTAAATTCTCTATTATTCTGCGCATCATGTTAGAACCTGGATGGCCCAACTGGTCATGCCAAATGATAAAATTATTAGAAGTAGTAAACCTTTTGTTTACTATGGCATGTAATTCAACCACACCAATATTTGTGTGGTACAACCCAGAAACAAATGCGGGTAATTTTTCGTGCACACATTGGTTTTCTCGcttttattgtagtaatataaaggtaTTCAACCTTTCCTTCGTTAGAGGTCTCAACATGGTAGCCATTTTGGTGAATAACtttgaaactcaacaagtttctttgagATTTACTACAATATAATGCATTATTAATAGTTAATATCGTTCCTCCAGGTAGTAATAAGACCGCTCTTCTGGAGCCCTCAATTAACTTTGTACTACCATATATTGTATTAACATAGGCCTTTTTCATAACCAAATAAgagaaaattttcatttttcttaaTATTGTGTGAGTTGTAACACTATCCAAAAGGCATAAATATTCATTACTCATCTTGGATCCAATTAAAGACTgagaaattttattttcttcataaaaaataaaactaCACCATGAGAAATACGGAAAAACTAACAACACCAACAACAAAATTAGACAACTTAAGTACTACTTGAAAATAAAAACAACTTAAGAACGAGAAAAAAAAATactgaaaataaaaataacaacataATTGCATTCCCGAGTAAAATGATCAAACTTTAGTTTTGATCTCCAAAGAAATGTTCAACTTCCAAATGAGTAAGATCATCGAGGCCTTCAAAATTATTATCATTCAAAGCAAGATTTCCCTCGGCATTGCCATCATTTTTGTTTGAAGGCCCTGcctcaaaataatttttaaaggTCAAGTGATACTCTACTGGGGCATTAGGAGAAAATGCTCCAATATTATTTGCCTTTCTTTTGATGGAGGTTTGATAAAGCCTGGCAAAATACTCAGGTGCACGACATTCAATTTTCCAATGAACTTTCATGTCACAGCGATGATAGTTACTGTTTTTGCCTCTTGAAGGATTGTTTTGAGAATCGATATTGTTCTCTCGTTTGCCATGACCACCACGATGACGATTATTATATCGTCTCTTGCCATTGCCATGCCCACGTACATTTATATGTCTATGATAATTATTCTGTCTTTTTTCAGACTTTTTACATCTTTCAACCATATTCGCTTCAGGAAGCGAAGCTGACACTGTGGGACGTGTTTCATGATTTTTCAGCAAAAGGGTATTATGTTGCTCAGCCCCCAGAAGGCATGGGATCAattcagaatactttttaaaaCCCTTTTCACGGTATTGCTGTTGTAATACCATATTTGTGGCATGAAAAGTCATAAAAGTCTTTTCCAACAAATCCTCATCACTCATAACATCCCCACATAATTTTAATTGGGAAGTACAACAGAGTTATACACACTTACGGTCTTAAAATCTTGCAACCGTAAGTGCATCCACTCATATCGAACCTTTGGCAATATTGTAGCCTTAAGGTGATCATACCGTTCCTTCAGGCCACTCCACAATTCAAGTGGATCTTTCACTGTTAATTATtcaaccttcaaaccttcatccaAATGATGACGAAGGAAAATCATGGCCTTCGCTTTGTCCTGGCTTGATGCCTCATTACCCTGAGCAATGGTGTCACCAAGGCCTTTAGCGGCTAAGTGAATATCAGCATCGAGAACCCATGATAGGTAATTCTTTCTAGAAATGTCAAGGGCTACAAACTCATGTTTTGACAAATTCGACATAGTGAAAATTATCAAAGAagataaatgtcacgacccaaaatccattaaggccgtgatggtgccggacaccactatcaggcaagccaaccataattcgaataatttaattacccatttttagtatttttgaaataaaaatttctttaatgaaatagtaaagataaaactcatagagtaaatgataaatatttttagcaactaaatttctaaacaattcacaaccattcccaaaacccggtgtcacaagtgcatgagcatttactagaaaatttaaaataaaatacagcatctgtccagaatacaaattagacaggaaaatataataactctgaaggagactctgttagctgcagatcgtaatatagaatgcagctcacctatatccccacaattattaaccacacctctgcgcccacaaggccgctatacatatatgtacatacccaataaaatgtgcagtaagtgcagtatgagtacgaaaataacgtgtacccagtaagtatcaagcctaatctcgaagtggtagagacaagatggtctaccttgacactcactaagggttaataataataagtaacataaaagcataaatatttttatcaacatgattcacagagttaacaataatttttattgaaccagcaaaaataattaaattccttcaaatgtaacaattctcaatatattaattaaatttcttcaattcaaataattttcaatttatcaattaatctcatttacaggaataacaattaatttcttaacaaacagagataaataaattctttagatcccaataatttctaatttatcaattagcttcacaagataCAATAaattatcaaagtatcgtgtaattattattattaggcacgatttctgccaaggacgtacgacccgatccagagtatcgtgtacactaccgagggatgtGTGGCACGAttcatagatgcatttatcctgccgaggcgttcggcccgctccacaagaaaggaggacattttcttatgtatcttcggaatgagagtatgtttattataagataaattcgagaggatgaacaattttcctttaataattaattaatttaaacagaaataagcatatgagatttttatcttttactatctttcacTAACAATTTacgatatatatcaaataatgtaattaaataacggatacaatttacacaagtaattcatgctttaagtcctaaactacccggactttagcattaatagttgctacgcacggactctcgtcacctcgtgcgtacgtagcccccataattagcaacaattattaatttaattacctatgtggtaatttttccctcacaagattagacaagagacttaccttgtctcaatgcCCACTTCTGATCACTATAtcgtgtaaaaatcccaattcggtgccgaaaatccgaaactatccaaaagttatatgaaataattaatacatgttaaataattcgaaatttatctattaaataaattaccctatccaaaatggtaaaattcctaaaattcaccccgggcccacatgcccggatttcagaaatttttgGAGGGAACCGTTAcgcataatctcaagaactcaaatataccattTCCATCCAATCCCATAgtaattttcgtggttaaaatccaaaaatactaatttctaggtttttcttcaaaaccccaaatttttactaattttcatgaattttcatgcctaaattcgtatataaaccaagtatttaacttgcaataggtaggaattacttaccttgacataaatgATGAAAATTGAGCTCCAAAATCGATCCtaagtcggctcccatggaggaaatgagatgaaatgagccaaacccattttttcaaacttatacactgcccaggcgacccttcatcgcgttcgcgatgaacaaaattctcagaaaccatttttaaattcttctcagacagcctctagtataatggtcataaccttttgtaccaAACTTCAAACtataaatggtttgactttctggaaactagacatcaagggctataactttcatatgttgatcatctctcaattccttatagattttgatATATAAGCTGTCAAAATCAGCCCTGTAAAATAcaaatttcttcatcttcctagatagcctgtagtgtaccagccataactttttgtacacaaatcTAAATTCtcaatggtttacctttctggaaactagacacaaagggatacagttttcatttttggattatctttaaattctttatatattgtgagatatgagcctccgAAGTCAAACCTGCGGAAcaaaaaatttcttcttcgcgaacgcgaagaacaaaatcccgaagccaaatccttcttcgcgaacgcaagaggatcctcgcgaacgcgaagaacaacaccagacacctGCATCAGCTATTGCAAAACAGCCCGAAATAATCCGAAACCACCTCGAAACatatccgaggcccccgggaccccgtccaatcatactaaccagtcccataacataacacaaacttgctcgaggcctcaaatcacatcaaacaacatcaaaatcatgaatcgcatcccaatGCAAGCTTAATGtaatttagaacttcaaacttctacattcgattccggaacctatcaaatcacgtccgattgacctcaaattttgcaaacaagtcacattctacattacggacctactccaactttcggaatcgaaatctaaccccgatatcaaaaagtccacctccggtcaaacttctaaaaaaccttcaaatttctagctttagccaaatgactccaaaatgacctacggacctccgaatctacTTTCGGATGCACTCCC
This sequence is a window from Nicotiana tomentosiformis chromosome 5, ASM39032v3, whole genome shotgun sequence. Protein-coding genes within it:
- the LOC138893159 gene encoding uncharacterized protein, producing the protein MSNLSKHEFVALDISRKNYLSWVLDADIHLAAKGLGDTIAQGNEASSQDKAKAMIFLRHHLDEGLKQYREKGFKKYSELIPCLLGAEQHNTLLLKNHETRPTVSASLPEANMVERCKKSEKRQNNYHRHINVRGHGNGKRRYNNRHRGGHGKRENNIDSQNNPSRGKNSNYHRCDMKVHWKIECRAPEYFARLYQTSIKRKANNIGAFSPNAPVEYHLTFKNYFEAGPSNKNDGNAEGNLALNDNNFEGLDDLTHLEVEHFFGDQN